A window of Glycine soja cultivar W05 chromosome 13, ASM419377v2, whole genome shotgun sequence genomic DNA:
ATTTCTGATCGATGCACTCTTCATCAATGGATAACTGACTAACAATGTAACAGGTGGCTTCATGGTTCTTCATCAATCAGAACTTCTTTATTCCTCAACAGGACCTTTGTAACTTATCAGATGGGAAGAAGATAAATTATATGTGACGGCTCGATATATTAGGGACTATAGTCTTCTTATAGCGTGTTAACCTAATAGGGTTTTCACTATTCCCTAATGGACCAACAATGACATCTGTTCATTTAAATTCATATATCATCTGATTTAGTTATCTAACGGATTCACTTAATTTAATCacatcaaataaaaatcattaatgatgaataactaatataattatcttataatattaactcACATTAATTATTAGAATAGAAAATTCCAATACGATTTCCTTAATTAACCAAATCCACCcggtttagtttaaattaagGCTCAAAATAGTTTTTGGACACCAGTCGAGAGtctcaaactaataaaataaaatatgattaataattaGAAGGTGCTTGCAAAATTCTATTAATTATGTTACCATCATATGACAACACACgccttttaaaaaattgacaggaaacaaaaacaaaatagaattgcATGGATCACATCGCTGTATTCAACATATAGAAGTTAACTATAAGAAGAGGGGGGCAGCATGTGGAGCTCATCATATTTTTGTCCAGAGAACAATTCAAACTCTAGAGACTTGACTAGGCATGGAGACCTTGGATCAGATGCTTGTGTCAAGCTGGTACAATGTTCATTCCTTGGTGCCCCCATCCTATGTACAATTACCGGAAAACAGGCCTAGCAAGGTGGTTAGTTCTTTGCATAAGGCAATACCCGTGATTGATTTTGGAGGACATGATCGTGTTGATACCACAAAACAGATTTTGGAAGCCTCCGAGGAATATGGCTTTTTCCAGGTTACAAAATACAATTTTCTTCTCTCCTATCTTTATTTGTACTCTTCTCTTAATCTCTCTCTAACCAAATGTTCATGGTCTTACTCAATTTCTCCCTGACATACAATTGagtattaaaaaaacaactatATATACCATGTAAAGATTATCTAAAATTATACACATATGATGATCTCGAATCATATAATAATTGTGTCTTTCTCgtactatttttcaaaaaatcaacCTAAATTTTgtgtctttctctttttcttccttccgaTTGTAAGTGTAAATATAGGAAAGGATCCAAGTCCATTTTCTCTTCTACCATATATTTTCATCTCCCATGCATGTGTATTATTGAAGTTTTCCCTCTAGAATAAGTATATAGTCCTtgattttgttgagttaaataTATACTCTAGAAAATTGACATAgtccaaaaaattaattgtgaaATAGGTAATCAACCATGGAGTTTCCAAGGATTTAATGGACGAAACACTGAACATTTTTAAAGAATTCCATGCCATGGCTCCCAAAGAGAAGGTCAATGAATGCTCTAAGGACCCAAATGGAAGCTGCAAGCTTTATACAAGTAGTGAGAATTACAAGAAAGATGCGATTCATTATTGGAAGGACTCACTAACACATCCTTGTCCTCCTTCTGGGGAATACATGGAGTATTGGCCTCAAAAACCATCCAAATACCGGTAAAGTTTGTTTTCATATTTTGCTTGaatctagttttttttaactctatTCGATCTCATTATTTTAAACTACGACACtcttttcataattaattttgaacatgAATTTCATTAGAatgtattaatatattttttatacgatcatctaattatgaattatattgctaaatatgataagattattattttttctaataactattaattaaaagtcatacactttgaataatttttaattaattgttaagtATATGAAAAACAAACTATTCTAATATTACGTAGACTTGTATAGAGGTCAACTTCACGTAGACCTTTCTGATGGATATCATGATCGATCATTTggcattttaatttgaataaattcgGAATTTTATACTACTGCCTATCacattaatttgaattaaatatacattttttcgATGTAAGTGATTTGATTCGTTTTGATTTATTCGGATGCTTTTAGAATTAAACAATTAAGAAGTGATTACGTCATTTATCAAACTTGTTTGAGTGTATGACATTAAAACAACCAATAAGAAATTGATGTGACCAAGAATGTCCAGCTCAAActgaatttatattaataatgtgctattttctttattttcttaaataagtaGCCGGCGGCTATTACCTATATTATCATATATAGTcacaaataatgaaattttgtactccaagtttaattaattagctAACACAAGCTTTCATATTGGAACTTTTCAGGGAGATTGTTGGAAAATACACAAGAGAATTGAAGAAACTAGCGCTTAAAATTTTGGAGCTGCTTTGTGAAGGATTAGGGCTTAACCTAGGGTATTTCTGTGGTGGACTAAGTGAAAATCCATCAGTGTTGGTTCATCACTACCCTCCTTGCCCTGACCCAAGTTTAACATTGGGCTTAGCTAAGCACAGGGACCCTACTATTATCaccattttgcttcaagataaGGAGGTGCAGGGACTTCAAGTCCTCAAGGATGGAGAATGGATTGGAGTTGAGCCCATTCCCAACGCTTTTGTGGTTAACATCGGTCTACTCTTGCaggttattttttattctcccTCCCCACTTTGCTTTAGTCTCATTTAACAAGAGAAATGATTTCATGTCCCCTTTATCGATCCCTCGTGTTTATAGTTTTGATCaatttcagttaatttttatgtgatatataatcacttttttttttttaatttatgacgaaaatttaataaaacttaattatatgtCATGCAGAGATTATAAGTTAGATACTATAATCATAAactatgtaataatttttctatttaaccatcctaattttttttaaaaatcttataatgATAGCATAGTACAAAGACATGTAATAATGTTTTAGCTAGCATCTCATAACTTACGCAAAAAGGACTTATTTTAACAATGGTGGAAATTAGGATGTTCTTACTCGGGTCGAAATTGACTAAACATGTTATTCAATCCGATCAAAATTTTACATTTGGGTTGGATTGAGTTGGGTTTGTGCAATGCTATTTTTAAATCCAAATCGAACTAACCCATTTATAAGCGAATTGAGTCAAACCatttaacaataattttattttataaaaattaaaatgttttagaacaataatttgtttttgcctatagttttacaaatttataatGACTAAATTTCTTTCAAAGAGACTAAATTGTGATAgtatttaattcataaaataaatgttatggTTTCAATGCTAatgcaatattttattttagttaaaaataaactattattttagcatgaaaaaacataaacataaccaaagataaaaataaaaatagcaactaaaaaaagtgaaaaaaaattcacgCGCGTCTTGTTAAAAATTAgcaaaagaatataatattttatacttattaaataatgtaatttCTATAGACCAATTACATATCATGACTCAGGTTGAGTCGAATCACCAATTCTaattacaaaattcattaaCAAGTTTGAATGAGTTGGATTGAATTTAACtcaaaccttaaaaaaaaattaactcaacCAATTGAAATAGACTTCAATTGGTTTGTGTTCACATATTAGCTACACCTTTGAACATTTAGGATTGACATGGTGCAGATTTAGTTTTAcgttgttttagttttttcccttctatttttaattataatttgaatctATTGCCTTCAGCttttccattgttaaattttgtcctttattaataactattttctttcttacattttattatcttttcagCTCATTAGATACTTTTATAC
This region includes:
- the LOC114381851 gene encoding hyoscyamine 6-dioxygenase-like; the protein is METLDQMLVSSWYNVHSLVPPSYVQLPENRPSKVVSSLHKAIPVIDFGGHDRVDTTKQILEASEEYGFFQVINHGVSKDLMDETLNIFKEFHAMAPKEKVNECSKDPNGSCKLYTSSENYKKDAIHYWKDSLTHPCPPSGEYMEYWPQKPSKYREIVGKYTRELKKLALKILELLCEGLGLNLGYFCGGLSENPSVLVHHYPPCPDPSLTLGLAKHRDPTIITILLQDKEVQGLQVLKDGEWIGVEPIPNAFVVNIGLLLQIITNGRLVGAEHRAVTNSSSARTSVAYFVYPSFGSIIEPAQALINGSTPAIYKSMRFGEFRRNFFHKGPKIEEELQ